GATTGGGGGAACTGTCAATATATCGATTCCTGGAATTGAGGGTGATGGGAAAAGGGTAAACACTACGGTATCAGGATTATGGCGCCTAGAAGATGATAAAAAAATAGTTGTGGATGCCTCTACTGGAAGTAAGTTTACCTATATCTTTCTGGACTATATATATAATGAAAAAAAATTAACCTTTGTTTTGGAGGAGTCAGAGAGAGGACAGATAATAGATTTTGATACTGTGTTGACCCAAAATTTAGATTCTTGGCAAGAAAATTCAGTAGAGGGAATTTATCAGTTTAGACAGCACTTTACGCAACCACTAGTTCACTCTTGGTTTGAGATAAATTCTAATGGTACAGTAAATCGAATAAGCACTTTCGATTCAAATTTTGATGGAAAGTTAGAGGCTGAAGAGTTTGATATTTATAAGGGGCTTTGGAAGTTTTCTGGTGATGGAAATTTACTTATTAGGGTTTACCAGAAAATACAAGGCGGGAGTTGTATACCAAATGAATGGGACACACAATTTAACACAGAGTGTTTACTTGTTAATGAAAGAGAGTGGGATCTTTCACATATCTCAAAAGAGCAGCAGTTGTTCTGGATGAGAAAGGAATTGAAGTTCTTTGTAAGTGGAAAACGTCAAGAACTTCCTGGTTTATCAGATCTGACGAGTGACATCTTTTCTAGTGGTCATATATATAATTCATTTATGTATAAAGTTAGTGAAAGGCCCGTTATTTTCCCAAGTATTAAGTAAATATCTTATAATGTTGGTGTTAATTTAAGGAGGCGGCACGATAGTGCCGCTATTGCGCATTTTTTTCAATAGATCGACCTGAATTATTTTAGGTGAATTGCGTTCATTAGTGAAGAAACTTCTTGCGAAATATCTTTAATTTAATCAGGTGGATTAGTGAATAAATTTTATTTTGAAGTTGGTGGCCAATATTGAGGGTTTTACTACAATAAGGAGTGGCCGAATAATAAGATCTTTTTATAAATGAGAATGCCAAAAAATAGTTTGTAGTGGCTGAAGAGATATTTTAGCGTAAAAAATATCTAATATCTGCTTTGAGCGCAACTTGCTATAGCCGGTTTAACAGCATAAATCAGTGCTTTTCTGAGAGCTTACTAACTTTTTGGTGACGTTTTTTAAAAACTCTCCTGCAGTTGTGCTAAATAATTTTGGTTACGTCCAACATCCGATTAGCAAACCCCCACTCATTATCAAACCAGATTAAAATCTTCACTAATTTACCACCGGCAACCCGTGTCTGGCTGGCATCGATAATCCCTGAGCGTGGGTCGTGATTAAAGTCACAGGAGGCGAGGGGTTCTTCGGTGAAGCCGAGTACGCCCTTAAACTCTGTCGCGGCTGTGGACTTCAATAAGGCATTGATTTCACTCTGGCTCACACTTTTATGTAATTGCACAGACAGATCAATAGCGGAGACATTAACCGTGGGTACGCGCATGGCCTGGGCTTCAAATTTTCCATATAAATGCGGCAATATACGTTCGATACCTCGGGCCAGAGCGGTGTCGACAGGAATAATTGAAGTAACAGCGGAGCGTGTTTTTCTTAAATCGGTGTGGTGGTATGCATCGCTTACTGGCTGATCGTTCATGGCGGAGTGAATAGTGGTTAGAACTCCAGCCTCAATACCAAATGCTTGGTCCAGTGCCGCGATCACTGGCACACAGCAATTGGTGGTACAGGAGGCAGCAGATATTATTGCCTCGCTGCCATTTAAAGTGTGATCGTTAACACCATAAACAATGGTGGCATCTACATCGCGGCTGGCGGGCTGGGAAAATAAAACTTTTTTTGCCCCTGCTGCTAAATGCATCTCGGCGTGTTTACGTTCCTTAAAGCTGCCAGTACACTCGAGAACGATATCGATTTTTTCCTGCTTCCAATTTAGGTCTTCGAGCTGTTCGTGATGTGTCACCGCAATGCGATCACCATTGACCACCAGTGTGTCATTTTCTACAGAGACTTCACCAGCGAAACGCCCATGTACGGAATCGTACTTTGTCAGGTGCCCAATAGTGGCGCAGTCTGCCAACTCATTAATGGCGACAATCTGCAAGGTATCGCGGGCGCTGGATTCGTAAAGGGAGCGCAGAACAGAGCGGCCGATGCGACCATAGCCATTGATTGCGAGTCGGGTTGTCATAGAAGTGCAGCCGGGTATGAGTTTTGAAATATGCTGAATGCTCCCGCAGTACAAAACCACGGGAAGCACTCAGCTAAAGCATGAAATTACTTCAACAGCTTCTCAACGGTTTCGGCCACGTTTTCTACGGTGAAGCCAAAGTGTTGCATCAGTTCGCCACCGGGAGCGGACTCACCGAAGGTGCTCATGCCCACAATATCGCCGTCAAAGCCGACGAACTTGTACCAGTAGTCTTTATGGCTGGCTTCCACCGCCACCCGTGCGCGTACAGCAGAGGGCAGTACAGACTCGCGGTAGGACTCATCCTGTTCCATAAAGGCTTCGGGGCAGGGCATGGAGACTACGCGAACTTTCTTTCCAGCGAGTTTCTCTTGAGCGGCCATAGCCAGCTCTACCTCAGAACCGGTAGCAATAATGATCGCTTCCGGGGAGCCGTCACAGTCGGACAGCACATAGCCACCTTTTTCGATCTGTGCCAGCTGTGCGGCGTCGCGCTTCTGTGGCGCCAGGCCCTGACGGCTGAATACCAAGGTGCTGGGGCCGTTTTTTCGTGCGATAGCCATCTTCCAGCTCACAGCGGATTCAGTGGCATCGCAGGGGCGCCAAGTGTGCAGGTTCGGAGTTGAACGTAGGGCGCTGAGCTGTTCAACCGGTTGATGGGTGGGACCGTCTTCGCCAAGGCCGATGGAATCATGGGTGTAGACGAAAATGACACGCTGCTTCATCAGCGCGGCCATACGTACGGCGTTGCGTGCATATTCCATAAACATCAGGAAGGTTGCACCGTAAGGTACGAAACCACCGTGCAGGGCGATGCCGTTCATCATGGCGCTCATGCCGAACTCGCGGACACCGTAGTAGATGTAGTTGCCGGAGGCATCTTCAGCGCTCACGCCCTTGGAGCCAGACCAGATTGTGAGGTTGGAACCGGCCAGGTCGGCAGAGCCGCCGAGAATTTCAGGCAGCAGCGGACCGTAAGCATTCAGTGCATTCTGGCTCGCCTTGCGCGAGGCAATTTTCTGTGCGTCTTCCTGGCATTGCTTAATGTACTCATCGGCTTTCACCAGGAAATCTGCTGGTAGTTCACCACTCATGCGGCGTTCGAACTCGGCTGCCAATTCTGGGAACTCTTCGCGGTAGTCGGCCAGGATATCTTTCCACTCATCTTCCTGGGCTTCGCCCTTGGCTTTTCCGTCCCAGCCGGCATAGATATCTTCGGGAATTTCGAAAGGTGCATGGGACCAGCCGATGGTCTCGCGTACCAGGGCGATTTCGTCATCACCCAGAGGTGCGCCGTGGCACTCTTCGCGGCCTTGCTTGTTGGGGGAGCCGAAACCGATCACTGTTTTACAGCAGATAATGGTGGGTTTGTCGGTAACTGAACGGGCTTCTTCAATGGCGGCCTTGATGGCAACTGCGTCATGGCCATCTACATTGGGGATTACATGCCAGCCATAGGACTCGAAACGCTTGGGTGTGTCGTCGGTAAACCAGCCCTCGACTTCGCCGTCGATGGAGATACCGTTGTCGTCATAGAAGGCAACCAGCTTGCCCAGGCCTAAAGTGCCGGCCAGGGAACAGGCCTCGTGGGAGACACCTTCCATCAAGCAGCCATCACCCAAAAATACATAGGTATGGTGGTCGACCAGCTCATAACCGGGGCGATTGAATTGGGCTGCCAGTACTTTCTCTGCCAGCGCCATGCCGACGGCATTGGTAATGCCCTGGCCGAGGGGGCCGGTGGTGGTTTCAACGCCGGGCGCATAACCGTACTCCGGGTGGCCCGGGGTTTTGGAGTGCATTTGGCGGAAGTTCTTCAGCTCCTCGATCGGCAGGTCGTAGCCGGACAGGTGCAGCAGTGAATACAGCAGCATGGAGCCATGGCCGTTGGAGAGCACAAAGCGGTCGCGGTCGGCCCACTCCGGGTTGGCTGGGTTGTGCTTCAGGTAGTCATTCCATAAGACTTCGGCGATATCCGCCATACCCATAGGCGCACCTGGGTGGCCGCTGTTGGCTTTCTGAACCGCATCCATGGACAGGGCGCGAATGGCATTGGCCATGTCTGTGCGAGAGGGGGTAGAAGACATAGGAAGAGCTCTCTGGTTTTCGGATAGACCGCGGTGCCGCTCTATAGGCATTTTCCCGCGACGACAAAATGGGGGCGTATTTTCCCGTAAAGACCTGCCCCACGCAAAGGCTTGCTGGAAAAATTGCCACTAAGTACAGCAGCAATTTTCCGGGTGGGTACCTCTAAGCAGCTTATTGTTATCTACATCAAAATAATTTTATAAAGCTATATCAATATATTTTGATATAGTCCCCGGCGACTGCTAGACTCGTCCGCATGTCTGAATCCCAGCCCACCCCTGAACCCAGCCCTGGTGCGGAAATACCGCAGTTGGCGGGGACCCTGAAGGCCGCAGGAGATCCCCTGCGGCTTGAGATCTTGCGCCTGCTCAGCCAGGACTCCTACAGCGTTCTGGAGATGTGCCGTATTTTTGACCTGCGCCAACCCGCCTTGAGTCATCACTTGAAGGTACTCGCCCAGGCTGGGCTGGTGAGTAAACGGCGGGAAGGCAACAACATCTTTTATCGGCGTACGGGAGGCACTCCACTTCTTGAACAATTGTTTGCGAATCTCGACCTACTACCTTTGTCTCCAGAGCGCGCCCAATCGGTGGAGCGAGTTTCTGAGGAGCGCGCCGAAGCTTCTCGCCGTTTCTTTGCCGACTACGGTAACCGCTTCCGCGAGCAACAAGAGCTGATCGCTAGCTATAGCGTGTATGGTCCCCAGGTGGCACAGCTGCTCAAGTCGGGACGCCATGCGATGGAGGTGGGCCCCGGAGAAGGCGAGTTCCTACAGGAATTATCACTACGTTTCGGCACGATTACGGCCCTTGACCTGTCATCGGCCATGCTAGAGCGCGCGCAGGCTTTCGCCGATGAACAGGGGCTTAACAATATTGAGTTTGTCTGCAGTGATACGCGCGCAGCGGCAGCACGTCCGGCCAGTGCGGATACCATCGTGGTAAACATGGTGTTACATCACACCCCGGACCCGGCACAGATTTTCCGCGACCTGCAAAGCGCATTAAAAAGTGGTGGCCAGTTGCTGGTGGCTGAGCTACAGGAGCACGGTCAGGACTGGGCCAGGGAAGCCTGTGGTGACCTGTGGTTGGGCTTTGCACCGGAGCAATTGAGTGATTGGGCACAGAGTGCCGGCCTGAATGATGGGCGCAGTGTTTACAGCGCCCTACGCAATGGCTTCCAGATCCAGATACGAGAATTTGTTAAACCCTGACGACAATGTCTACGTATTGTCAGAACAAGAATTTTGCTAACCGCCCGCGGCGGAATAAATGGAGACTCTCACATGAGTGAATACAGATTGTTTACATCAGAATCCGTGTCCGAAGGACATCCGGATAAGATTGCCGATCAGATTTCCGACGCGGTACTGGATGCTTTACTGGCTCGGGACAAGCAGGCCCGCGTTGCCTGTGAAACTTTAGTGAAAACCGGGATTGCGGTAATTGCCGGTGAGATCTCCACCTCTGCCTGGGTGGATCTTGAAGAGCTGGTGCGCAAGGTGATTACCGATATCGGCTACACCTCTTCCGATGTGGGTTACGACGGCGAGACCTGCGGTGTGATCAATGTGATCGGCAAGCAGTCTGTGGACATCGCCCAAGGCGTTGACCGCGCCAAGCCGGAAGATCAGGGTGCTGGTGACCAGGGGCTGATGTTTGGCTACGCCACCAATGAAACCCCGACCTTTATGCCGGCGCCGATCTATTACTCTCACCGCCTGGTGGAGCGTCAGGCGGAAGCGCGCAAGTCTGGCCTGTTGCCCTGGCTGCGCCCGGATGCCAAGAGTCAGCTGACTTTCCGCTATGACGAACAGGGCCGCCCCTGTGCGATTGATGCCGTGGTGCTTTCCACCCAGCACAACCCGGATGTCAGTCAGTCCGATCTGCGCGAGGCCGTAATGGAGTTGATCGTGCACCATACCCTGCCGCTAGAGTGGCTGCATAAAGACACCAAGTTCCATATCAACCCAACCGGCAATTTTGTCATTGGCGGTCCTGTAGGCGATTGTGGTTTAACCGGGCGTAAAATTATTGTGGATACCTATGGCGGTTCTGCACGTCATGGAGGAGGTGCTTTCTCTGGCAAGGACCCCTCCAAGGTAGATCGCTCTGCAGCCTACGCCGGTCGCTATGTGGCCAAGAATATTGTTGCCGCCGGCTTGGCCAAGCGCTGTGAGATCCAGGTTTCCTACGCCATAGGCGTGGCCGAGCCCACCTCCGTTGCTATCAATACTTTTGGCACCGGTAATATTCCGGAAGAAAAGCTTGTAGAGCTGGTACGTGAGAATTTCGATCTGCGCCCCTTCGCTATTTCCAGGTCCCTTGACTTGTTGCACCCCATGTATCAGTTGACAGCAGCTTATGGTCACTTTGGTCGCGACCCTTTCACTCATACCTACAACTGGGTGGACAGTAATGGACAGGAGCGCAGCGAAACCTTTACCGCCTTCCCTTGGGAGAAAACTGACAAGGTAGATGCCCTGCGCACTCAGGCCGGACTGTAATCCGTTTATAAAACAGTGGCTAAAAAATTCTGGATTAGTGGCCATTCCACTAAGGGCGATATGCTCAAAAGTATTAACAATTTTATTGGACCTGAAAGAACATGAACCAGATGAGCACCGAATTTAAAGATTTTAAAATCGCGGATATTTCCCTGGCCGAGTGGGGCCGTCGCGAAATCGAGATTGCCGAAGGCGAAATGCCGGCGCTGATGACCCTGCGGGAAAAATATCGCGCGGAACAACCACTCGCCGGTGCGCGTATCATGGGTTGTATCCA
This DNA window, taken from Microbulbifer sp. GL-2, encodes the following:
- the gap gene encoding type I glyceraldehyde-3-phosphate dehydrogenase; the protein is MTTRLAINGYGRIGRSVLRSLYESSARDTLQIVAINELADCATIGHLTKYDSVHGRFAGEVSVENDTLVVNGDRIAVTHHEQLEDLNWKQEKIDIVLECTGSFKERKHAEMHLAAGAKKVLFSQPASRDVDATIVYGVNDHTLNGSEAIISAASCTTNCCVPVIAALDQAFGIEAGVLTTIHSAMNDQPVSDAYHHTDLRKTRSAVTSIIPVDTALARGIERILPHLYGKFEAQAMRVPTVNVSAIDLSVQLHKSVSQSEINALLKSTAATEFKGVLGFTEEPLASCDFNHDPRSGIIDASQTRVAGGKLVKILIWFDNEWGFANRMLDVTKII
- the metK gene encoding methionine adenosyltransferase; the encoded protein is MSEYRLFTSESVSEGHPDKIADQISDAVLDALLARDKQARVACETLVKTGIAVIAGEISTSAWVDLEELVRKVITDIGYTSSDVGYDGETCGVINVIGKQSVDIAQGVDRAKPEDQGAGDQGLMFGYATNETPTFMPAPIYYSHRLVERQAEARKSGLLPWLRPDAKSQLTFRYDEQGRPCAIDAVVLSTQHNPDVSQSDLREAVMELIVHHTLPLEWLHKDTKFHINPTGNFVIGGPVGDCGLTGRKIIVDTYGGSARHGGGAFSGKDPSKVDRSAAYAGRYVAKNIVAAGLAKRCEIQVSYAIGVAEPTSVAINTFGTGNIPEEKLVELVRENFDLRPFAISRSLDLLHPMYQLTAAYGHFGRDPFTHTYNWVDSNGQERSETFTAFPWEKTDKVDALRTQAGL
- the tkt gene encoding transketolase — its product is MSSTPSRTDMANAIRALSMDAVQKANSGHPGAPMGMADIAEVLWNDYLKHNPANPEWADRDRFVLSNGHGSMLLYSLLHLSGYDLPIEELKNFRQMHSKTPGHPEYGYAPGVETTTGPLGQGITNAVGMALAEKVLAAQFNRPGYELVDHHTYVFLGDGCLMEGVSHEACSLAGTLGLGKLVAFYDDNGISIDGEVEGWFTDDTPKRFESYGWHVIPNVDGHDAVAIKAAIEEARSVTDKPTIICCKTVIGFGSPNKQGREECHGAPLGDDEIALVRETIGWSHAPFEIPEDIYAGWDGKAKGEAQEDEWKDILADYREEFPELAAEFERRMSGELPADFLVKADEYIKQCQEDAQKIASRKASQNALNAYGPLLPEILGGSADLAGSNLTIWSGSKGVSAEDASGNYIYYGVREFGMSAMMNGIALHGGFVPYGATFLMFMEYARNAVRMAALMKQRVIFVYTHDSIGLGEDGPTHQPVEQLSALRSTPNLHTWRPCDATESAVSWKMAIARKNGPSTLVFSRQGLAPQKRDAAQLAQIEKGGYVLSDCDGSPEAIIIATGSEVELAMAAQEKLAGKKVRVVSMPCPEAFMEQDESYRESVLPSAVRARVAVEASHKDYWYKFVGFDGDIVGMSTFGESAPGGELMQHFGFTVENVAETVEKLLK
- a CDS encoding metalloregulator ArsR/SmtB family transcription factor, with protein sequence MSESQPTPEPSPGAEIPQLAGTLKAAGDPLRLEILRLLSQDSYSVLEMCRIFDLRQPALSHHLKVLAQAGLVSKRREGNNIFYRRTGGTPLLEQLFANLDLLPLSPERAQSVERVSEERAEASRRFFADYGNRFREQQELIASYSVYGPQVAQLLKSGRHAMEVGPGEGEFLQELSLRFGTITALDLSSAMLERAQAFADEQGLNNIEFVCSDTRAAAARPASADTIVVNMVLHHTPDPAQIFRDLQSALKSGGQLLVAELQEHGQDWAREACGDLWLGFAPEQLSDWAQSAGLNDGRSVYSALRNGFQIQIREFVKP